Genomic DNA from Oryza sativa Japonica Group chromosome 5, ASM3414082v1:
CCATAATTTACTCGACCCATGTTTTCTACCTGTGGTCAGAGTGCAAATATGTGTTTGTAAGGCACAGGACGTTAATGTATGTAAATTAGTTTATTTGTTAGAACGCTTCTaagatagtactccctccgttctagtTTACTTGTCATTTTTTTACCACAAAAGTTGTTTGCAAATACTTGTCCCTACAGGGAGTATTTAATTAATACAGTACTCTAATAGAGTGCTTCTTTTGTGCATACTAAGTAACAGTAGTTAGATATTTTTCTTTGCTAGGGTAACACTTGCACAATGGCAGATCTCCAAAAAAGTTATGGAACAATTACCAGCCATCCACTTGTGCAAGCAAAAAAGTTACAGAAGCATGCCATGTCTTCCCAGTCATCAATTTGTACAGAAAGCTTGAAGTCTGAACTCAATTTCAGGCAATCCTTAAGTGTCACGCGACGCCTATGCTTGCACATCACAAGCTACATCTAACTTTCACTGTTCGCGTCAAAAAACTTTCACTGCCCTCTAGTATAGACTGCAGCAGTAGTCTGAGTCTCGAGAATTTATGAATCATAGTAGGACTATGAAATAACAATTCGGTAAAACTGAGCTGAGTAACAATGAACCATACTATGGAAGCATAGAAAATTCATGTTTCATACTTCCAAGAAAAATATGCGATAATATTACCAGGATATATAAGCTGACATTAGATGAGCAGCTTAAGCTTGGTATTTGTAGTGTTTTACTCGACCATCTTTCAACTATGCCAACATATCTCGGTTTTCTGACATCACCGTGTGAGCAGGACACAAACACTTGAGCTCTGTCATGTACCTACACCATAATTTACAATTTTACATCTCAAATGATGATTTTGAATGTCATACCCACGGAACGAAGGATGAGTTGAAAACCTTTGGAATTGATAGGATGCTGGATGAATGTTTTTCTTGATATTCTGATGTGTACAGTAGAAAACCAAACAtctgtaataaaaaaaacatcatcaTGGATATACATAAACCTATTTGATAACTTCAGTACAGGAGAAGGGGAAAACAACTTGCATTGGTTCTTACCTGGCCCATCAGTTCCATGGATAGAGGCTGCTCTGAAAAAGCCACTTTCAGAGCATCACTGATGTTATGAATGACATCAAACAAAGAAGCGACCTTCTGTACTTCTACAAGCCCATAACTAGCTCTTTCAATTTTGGAAGGAAGTTGGAGAAGAGGAATGCCAGTGCATTCATGTATAACTCTTCTTAGTGCTGCTTGATACCACTAGATGTAATGAGAAAcacaaaaccaaacaaaaaatgatttaaaatataataCAAGAACAAATATAATACAGCATACCTTTGTATTTTGCATTATGCACGTCCCCATACTCCCTAATTGGTGCATCCTAGTAAAGGACATCACATAAATATAAGTGGACTTGCAAAATTGGTTCAAGGAATGAAAGGAACTACCTGGACTCTTGCAGAACTACTTACATAGTCATATGAAGTGAGGTCTGCCTTGTAGTCAGATTCATTTTGACCAGTATTTGCACCATTGTAAAACCCAAAATTAGTCCCACCATGAGCCATCTGCAAGGATATCTCAGTAAGAAACAGATTTAATAGAGAGGCAAACGAAATGAACTAACAAATAGGCTCCAGAGACAGACATAAAGTACAGCAGAACCGTTGCGGCACAAAATTCTTTTAAGAGCTTTAGCTGTACTGCTAGCATCAGTTGTTGCAATTCTTTCCCCCCAGTGTGTTAGCCATCCAGTGTAAAATTCTCTGGAATGCAAGAGTTAACATCACCAGTAAAAGCTACATCCAAGAAAAGACTATGTGATAAATAGGGTATTGAACATGATGATAGCCCACTCACGAGCTTAAAGGAGCTGATTTTCCTGGCAAGTTGTATTCCTTCTGTAGTTGAAATATTGGCCATGGATTGGAACCAGTATCAAAATCAACAGCTGCATTTGAACCATATAGTTATTTGCTAAACATAATTACTGAGGAAAGCCAAAGGCATACTACAGCTATTTCACGATAATGATATTAGGAAGATCAAATTACTTCCAGACTCAAAAACCTTCTATGTTATTTATAAGTAAATAAACCAAAAAATAGTTAGTAACTCATCTAACACCCTAGAATGCTCACTTTGAACTGTATTTGGGGAACAAAACAAAACTGTGATTTCTAGCCATAAACAAAACTGGAAGCAACTAACATTACACATCGCacaagttttttattttattataccAGCGAAAACATCATCCTGAAGAATTGTTCCATTCTTTAGATTTCCAATGGCACCACCATCAGTTGTATACCTGAAAGATTATTTAGGGGAACTGGAGAATTCATAATCACAACATTGAATTTGAATATCACTGTTGACATAAAAAGAAGTGTATTGATGTTGATATCTGCACGTAAGCTTCGCTCTGAACCATCATTTAAATTAAAAGAACAGAAAATTAACTTTAATCGCATGACATCATATGGATGATTCTGTCAACAATTTAACAGTGATACTTGGATGAATATTTTCAATATTTCATAATGGCACTGCGCCAATAAGGCATGTCATAGATGCAGTTAAACTTAGTCATGCATGCAACCTTCACATAACAATACCAATGCCTGTATGGCAATATCGTTGTTGTTGTACCAAACCTTCTACTGTTTCCTACCCTAAGTATGCAATTTGTGGTGATAAACGGCAATGACTACATATAGAATCTGTAAAGCCAGTTATAAAACAGGCATAGCAGCCAATACTAAAATAAAATTGCACATATTTGCATTGTGAAAATTATAGTTGAGAAACTGTATACAGCATAATGTCATTCCCAAGATATCTTCTGGCAACTTCAACAAGGTAATGAAGATAATTCTTGTCATCTCCAAATGAACCAAATTCATTTTCAATCTGTCAGATCAGCTATAaggttagatttattttttcatGCATACAGGATGTGGTTTGGTGCATATACAAGAAAGGCAAATGAATAGGCAGtagtgaaaaaagaaaaaggaaacacaATTGACTTGCCTGCACCATGATGATAGGACCTCCATTGCTGTATAATAGTGGTGCGATTTTTGGGAGTAGTACTCCCCACCATCTGTCCACCTGGAAACTAGGTAAGATTGGCCAAAAAAATTCTCCCGAAATATTTCAAAGCAAGAATTGAAGTATCACATAATACCCCATTCTTGATGATATTTTGATAAGCATACCAAGGAAAGATAGGTTGAATCTGAAGAACGCAGTTCGATGGTTGGTTCTATGGTCAGTAACCAAGGTGGAAATCCCCCCAAGTCCCATTCTGCATTAACAGATTACAGAAATCATAGACCCTAAGTGCATAAAGCTCAAGCAAAGCACATGTACTATCACAACCCAATCAAATCTTAACTTTCAAACCACATTGAACCTGCACTAACATGACATTTATAAGCCAATAGAAAGTAGCATAAGTGAAAAAACAGTATCTGTTCTTCAACAACTTTAGGAATGCTGAGTGTGCTGTGGCAACTGAGCGACATGAGAATAGATCATACTGAAGCTTTTCCCTGATTTTCCCTGAACATAATTACTATGTTAGTCCCTTTTTACTTCTGCCATAAAGATTATCTTCTGCATATCATGCGAGATGAAGTGGCGACTTTGCTGGATTTTCAAATTATCACTGTGAAGTTTATAAATCTTATTTGATTATAATAGCTTTGTTTGTTCTACTTGGCAGTACAGATATTGAGAAAAGAGTGGTCCTGATAATCACATAAGAAAGTAAAATTTCAATCAGAACATGGAAATACCTCCACAAATATATGGACCTACACGAAGCATGACCAGCATATCTAATTCATGAGCAAGTCTTAAATATGATTCAATATCTGTGAAACCCTTGAATTCCCAGCTCAGCGGTTTTGGCTCATGCAGATTCCAAGGAACATATGTCTGAATTGTGTTCAAGCCCAGCGCCTTTGCCCTTAAAAGGCGATCTTTCCAGTACTGCAGCACAAAATGCAATGTAGAAGTAAGTTCACAATAAGGATAATTAGAAGAATATGCTGGCATAAACTAATGGGCCATGATATGTGATGTATACCTCAATCAAATAAATATGCAAATACTGTTCTTTTATGAATATATCAAATTCGTTAACCCAAAACATTACAGAATCACAATTTTGTCAATCTATGAGTTCCATCTGCAAGCTCAAGGTCATCCAAATATCCAATGTATATGCGGATTAGATACAAACAACAATACAATCATCCACAAGTCGTTTACCTAGATATAGAACCCCAAAATGTTCTAAATTAATCCCAACTCCCAAGCCTCAACTGAACTGAGATAAATTGTTCGATGACAACATTACCAAATCCTACACTCAGCTGCACCCCTCCAGTAGAGCGAGCAATGAAGTATCACGTCAAGATTGCACATTTGGTCGGGAAAACCTCACCTCAGGGACAATGCGGAAGTAGTgaacgtcgccgccgacgatctGGAACGGGGCGCCATCCTTCCAGAAGGTGTCGTTCTCGACCCAGAACCTTCTCGAAGCCTCCCCGCTGGCCTAGCGGAACGCCCCCGAAGGCGACGAAGAGGATCAAACATTCAACAACACCAGCTCAGCCCATCGGAACCGAAACGCAGCGAGACGagacggagagggaggaggaggcaagCGACGGGGGTACGTACCGCGGCGGAGCACAGGGCCAgcgcgagggggaggaggaggagaagaaggttCTGGAAGCTTCTGGACGGCCCCATTCCTCGACTCCGGTGGCTCACGCGTTCACGCCCACCTCGCTCCACTGACTTCACCTGCAGCTGCTGGATTCTTCTCCCCGCGAAGCGTGCCTTGCGAGCTACGCCCAAATTCTTTCAGCTCTCaggctgatgatgatgaagacagCGTGAGATGCCGTGAGCTGGATGCCTTCGAGATGGCGACGAACTAACGAATTCTGCTGCTCGGTGGTTGGGTTTGGACCGAGCGGGTGAAAGGGAACCGCGCGCGGCGCGACCCCCCACCGATTGTCGGGGCGCGGGGGGCTTACGGCAAGCAGCACGGGGGAGGAGTTCGCCGCGCGTGCGTGTGcgggccaccgccggcgccgacgacgacggcggccgccgccgcgcgcgtcgccggAACGGAACGGGCAGTGGGTGGGTGCGGCGTGGAGTGACGTGGCGGCGGGTGTGGCACTTGGGAGACGTCAACGCCTAGCCGCCTAGGCAAACTGTATTGGGCTGATAGGCCCAACTCAACTCAAGGCCCACTTAGGCCCAAACATGGCCCACCTTACGCTGCAGACCAGCTCGCCCACGAGGCGTGCGTCTCGCACACAGCACACTCTTCCGGTCTTCCCCACCGTTTGTCGCCTTTCATGTCGCCGGAGAAATCGCCGGAGTCCTCAGGTATTATGCTGTGCTCCCCTTTCTATCTCGCGCGTGCGCGTTCCGCGAGTAGGGTTCCTGTCTTGCTGACTTGCTGGTGGTTGGATCCCTACCGTGTTGCCTCCCAAATTTTTAGGTGATGAGTGCGATTCCCCAATTAGCTTGTAACTTGTGATGAATCAGATTGGGAATTCAGAATTCTGCACGGTTAATTAAAATCGCATAGTTCATATGATTAATTCGAGTTTTGGGGGGGTTAGGATTTTGCTGTCTCCCCTTCCATCTAAACATTAATGGGGTGGCTTTACACTTTAGTCATTCACCTGATTTAATGGAATTTTGGATTATTTTGCACCGCGGGCTTTTCCCCTAATGCTTCTCTTCAAAAGAACTGAGATGGAAGATTGTGTTTAGTCAGATCAGCATCTGAGCTAGGTCCAACTTGATAAATTCAGTCATGTGTGTGATGTTTATTTGGTTAAATCATTTTCTGAAGAGCTGCAAAGCATTATatactttttttagataatggattgaAAATATATAATGCCTTGCAGCTCTTCAAAAATTAAGATTGCCAAGCATGCATGTATGCTTCTAAGTTTGTTATCTTCAAATACCATGTATTTCTGTTGCACTCTCGGTAGCTTAGGGCAATCATTTGctatcatccactaacaatatAAGAAAGCTCACGTGCATTGCTCGGCGAAAACTCACCTGTGTTAACTTGCCTCGACTTGCATAATTTGTTGTCTTGATGGAATATTATCTTCGTCAATGTTATTTCTTattcttgtgtgtgtttgtaCCATGATGAATATATATGACTTACAGTAGTTCGGGAACAAAGAGTTACAATTTCAAACAAGCATGGGGAAAATCTTGTTGGTCTACTGCATCAAGCATGTTCAAAGAATCTTGTGATCCTTTGCCATGGATTCCGAGCTACAAAGGCAAGTTGATCTGTAGCATCCAAGGATTTTTTACTTTTAATTACTTTAGGTATAGAGTTTATCTGCATAACATACTAACAGTCTTTACCTTTCCGGGACAGCCAAGGGACAGGCCGTGCAATCTCATTAAGATTagggatatatatatagacacacacacacacacacacacagagttCCAAGTTAcatttatattggaattttatGCTAAGATAAATTTGATATATAATCCTTTTGAAACCTCATAGTTCCTATTTTTTCCTTTATTAAGATATTTAGCTTAGGTGATAAATTATCTTGAATTTCTTGCACGCTTCATCTTTGGTTGTGGATGTGGATGAGATGCTGCTGTTTTTATCATCGTTTGTTTGAAAATGCAACACGCCAACACCCTACACGCTAAATGGGACTTACGATACAGATCCTTCTAATTGTTTTGTAGTTAAATGAGAGACAGACGGAAACGTATAATAACAAGGACATGCATCTGCAAAATTGCCATGCTCATAGTAGAAATCAATCTAACaagaaaatattatattttcagTGGAGATCTATACTTTAGTCTCTCTAATACTAGTCTCACACTTCTAAAACATGGTAACTTGCAGGATGATAGCATCTTGGTTGACCTTGCTTATGCACTAACAAGGGAAGGTGTTAGTGCTTTTCGGTTTGATTTTGCTGGAAATGGGTAAGACATTTGTAAACGCAAGTGAAAATGTTTCTGAGTTATAGAGAGGAACTTTCTATTCTCAGTAGTCTGTGCTATGTCAGTGAGTAGCAGCTACCACAATTCTCCCATTAAAATTTGTTTTATCAATAACATAATGTTCCTAGAGTACTGTTCTTACTAGATGCCAGCTTGCCCACACATTAAATCTGTCTTCCAATGTTTACTCATAGTTAAAGGTGTTCCCTGTTTTTTCCAGGGAAAGTGAGGGTCAGTTCCAGTATGGAAACTACCGAAGAGAGGCAGATGACTTGCACTCTGTTGTATCATACTTCACAGAACAGGAATATAATATAATTGGTCTTGTTGGGCACAGCAAAGGTTAGCAAGCTGCTCTGACGTGCAACTATATTTATATCCATCAGTCTTCGGTATTGATTTATTGTTGCCTAATGCATACACGCTAACGTACATGCACATTCTTACGAGCAGCATTAGTATGCTTAGTTGACACCAGAAGTTGGTAGATATGCATATTTGGAGTCATACTGCTTTATGTAATCATTGCCGTGTGGAAGCGCATGCATACATGCACACAAACATATTTAACCATAAATAACTGAAAGTTTGAAAGTAATCACCTTATCTTGATCTCCTTTAATTTATTATCTGTGAAATATGATGTCTGAAGATCTGCTGGTATTGGTACTAACCAACATGGTTGGCTAAAGGACTATTTCTAATTCAATTAGCTTTCATTTTTAAATGTTCAGTCAGGTTTAAAACTGCATTCATTTTCTGATAATGTGCTTCCATCACTGAGACTCGAGAGTTTGTCACTCTGCTACTTTGGCAGTTTGATTTCAATGCTTTTATTGATATTCTTCCTACAGGAGGAAATGCCGTGCTTTTGTATGCTTCCATGAACCATGATATTCCTGTCATTGTCAACATTTCTGGACGCTTTGCGTTAGAGCGTGGTATTGATGGGCGCCTGGGGAAAAATTTCATGCAGAGAATAAAGAAAGATGGATACATAGATGTCAGGAACAGAAAAGGTAGAAGCTGCTTGGGTTATATggcatttttcttttctttttttattgcaaAGTTAGCACAAATCTCCGAATCAGTTGAAGGTTGCAGTTTTGATGTTGATTGATTTTGGTGTTGCTGTATCTGTATGCCTGTATCCACATCGCAGGCTTTCTCTGAAATCATAGCCCCATGAAGTCGTGACAATTATTTTCATCTATGTTCAGGGGAGTTTGAGTACCAGGTGACAGAGGAAAGTCTGAAAGATCGGCTGAGCACAGATACCCTTCTTTCAAGCCGTTCCATAAGCAAATGCTGCAGGTCGCAATCAAAAGCTACTATCACACACCTGTATCTCAGTATGTCTAGAAAAGAAATCCTTAAagatttctttttttgttcTGATTTGCAGGGTCCTCACAATCCATGGCTCCAAGGATGAAATTGTTCCGGTGGAAGACGCCCTGATGTTCGCGGCAAATATCCCCAACCATGAGCTGCACATAATCGCAGAAGCCAATCATCGCTACACAGGCCATGAGAAAGAGCTGAAAGCATTTGTACTGGACTTCATCAAGTCCCAACCCAATTTCTCGTCGTCCTTGCGCCCGAAGTTGTAACTGTTTGACCTTTGCAATCCTTGATGCTTGAAGTTTAAATGTCATACTTTGCAATCCTTGACTACGTCTTAGCACAGTTCTGACTTCAAGTTCCATCAGAGCTGGGTATCTCTAGCTCCAAAAGTTTTTGAGTTGGAGCTCGGGGTAGAATAGCATTACTCCTACAAAGTTGAGACATCTTGTTAACATTCTAGACTAAGTTAGATGATTAGACAAGTTGAGACATCTTGTTTCTGTCCAAGAACTCATTTTTTTACTAGAATACAGGAACTGAGCTACTCCTGCTAAACACCAAACAGGGCCTGATTGTGTGTTCAATTCATCAGCTCTGAAGTTCTGAAGAACTACTACTACACTACTATAGAAGTCTAGAACACATTCAATGAAACTATCCAACTCATCCATTGCCTGTCATCTTCAATCACAATTCAGAGCCATCCTCACTCACACTGAGCTAGCCTAATCCAATCCATCATCACTTGCCAGAAGGAAGAGTCATTGCCATGCCTACCCTGACagtgacaggtgggccccagatcccctctccctttctctcggAGGATAAAGCTCGCACACGCAGCCTTGCTACCTGCACACGCAACGCAcgcaagaagaaaaaaaatgctgcgAAGCCCATCACCTATCCGCGGCGCGATCATCATCGAGTCGCCGAGCCCAACCAACTCGGGTCAGGTCAGGTCGGGCCAGGTGCTCGAGCCCAGCAAGCTACACCAACAAACCGACCGAGCGAGCGAGACACTCACGCACACTCGCACGCACGCGAGCTGCACACGCAACGGCCTCGCGGcggcagaggggaggggaggggagagaggagaagggaagggaggagaggcgaatgagcgaggaggcggcggcggcggcggcggcggcgggagcggcgggagtgGAGGAGTCGTTAGGGAGGCGGAGGAGTAGGAggggcggtggtggtgatggggtggggatgggggcggcggcggcggcgagggtgtgGGAGTTCGAGCGGGATCTGGTGGCCGGGGCGGCGATGGGCGGCGCCGTGCACACGGTGGTGGCGCCGATCGAGCGCGCCAAGCTGCTGCTCCAGACGCAGGACGGCAACGCGGCGCTGCTGGGCCGCGCGCGCAGGTTCCGCGGGTTCGCCGACTGCGTGGCGCGCACCGTCCGCGACGAGGGCGTGCTCTCCCTCTGGCGCGGCAACGGCACCGCCGTCATCCGGTACTACCCCTCCGTCGCCCTCAACTTCTCCCTCAAGGTTCCCACCCCCACCCCGAAACCCCCCCGCCATTTTTGTTCTTACTGTTTGTTTGTTCCTTGTTGTCCGAGTTATCGATTCGTACGTTACAACCGCATCAATATTGCTTCGGTTTGAGATAACAGTGCCAGTGCGATCTTGTGGGTGTTTTGGTGCGGCGGATTTGGGGTTCATGGTTCCATTCCTTGCTTGATCGGTTCGTATGCTTTAGTGTGTGATTCGATGAGCACAGGAATTGTGGTGATGTCGGTAACTTCTTGGTTTGGGGAAGCATCTGGTACTGGTTCTACAGCGTGCGGTGTAAATTCTTGAGGATGAGAGATTGTATTAGGTCATTAGATTCTGCTGGGATTTCACTTTCGGGGGAGAAATGTTTGCGGACGGAAATAGAAAAGGAATCAAAGAATAAAGTGCTCTCGAGTCTTATGAAAGAGCACTATAGACTAGCACTCATGAACACTAAATGGCATCTTGATGCACATATTCTcacaacatttgtcgtacttgTTAGTCATTGTTTCCAATAGCAGCAATGCCAGTTAGCATGTAAACCTTTTTGTTCTCTATTGAGGATCTAGGAGATAGGAACAGTACTGTACATCGATATAAATTTCATGATTGGTTCATTTGAATGGTACTCCAATTGTACCACACTAGCATCTTGCTAGTTATTGCCATTATGTGGTGGTATCTTGTGAACTGATCCGTAATGAACATTTGATTCCAACAACAGTGATGTAACTACTAAATTAGTAAGAAGGCATTATGTGGACTTGCTCATGCGTTAAGGACTGTCATTGTTGTCATGGTGTTCGATGCAACATATGTTGTTATTAATGTGTGAtgaaataatcatatatagttACTGATTACAAAAGATGTACAAAAAGATCTGATGCCAAATATGAGAAACTTAGAAAAGCTTTTGGGCAAGATGACAGCCATTCTCTAAAATAACAAATGGCAAAGCGACATTGCTAAATGGATATTTGAGTTGCACCTTTTTAAGCAGCTGTAGGACTGTAGGAGTTGCAGGCACTTCCTGCCATAGTCAAATAGCATGACCATGATCAAATCCCTTGATATATAGTCATATTATAACTCAAGAAACAAATAGATTGCATCTACTGCCAGCTACTATAAGAGAAATATACATTGTACGGCAATATAGAACATAACAGTGATAACTATTTGAAGATGGCCAATTAATTATCGTGTTTTTGCCTCTGCTGATTTTCGTGATACTATTTGAAGCCAGGTTGCCCTGTGACTTGTACCGAATGCATCTGAGCTTATCTAAATTGCAGCAGGGTACTGCTTTGCCTTTACTCACTTTTACCAAATTATTCTTGAAGATTTATGTTGTGGATTATG
This window encodes:
- the LOC4339457 gene encoding beta-galactosidase 8 precursor, which encodes MGPSRSFQNLLLLLLPLALALCSAAASGEASRRFWVENDTFWKDGAPFQIVGGDVHYFRIVPEYWKDRLLRAKALGLNTIQTYVPWNLHEPKPLSWEFKGFTDIESYLRLAHELDMLVMLRVGPYICGEWDLGGFPPWLLTIEPTIELRSSDSTYLSLVDRWWGVLLPKIAPLLYSNGGPIIMVQIENEFGSFGDDKNYLHYLVEVARRYLGNDIMLYTTDGGAIGNLKNGTILQDDVFAAVDFDTGSNPWPIFQLQKEYNLPGKSAPLSSEFYTGWLTHWGERIATTDASSTAKALKRILCRNGSAVLYMAHGGTNFGFYNGANTGQNESDYKADLTSYDYDAPIREYGDVHNAKYKALRRVIHECTGIPLLQLPSKIERASYGLVEVQKVASLFDVIHNISDALKVAFSEQPLSMELMGQMFGFLLYTSEYQEKHSSSILSIPKVHDRAQVFVSCSHGDVRKPRYVGIVERWSSKTLQIPSLSCSSNVSLYILVENMGRVNYGPYIFDQKGILSSVEIDGIILRHWKMHPVSLNAVGNLSKLQLIMQMTDAEASKVSIYGDSENKLQDVSLYLNEGISEEPAFYEGHFHIDSESEKKDTFISFRGWNKGVAFVNNFNIGRFWPAIGPQCALYVPAPILKPGDNVIVIFELHSPNPELTIKLVKDPDFTCGQ
- the LOC4339457 gene encoding beta-galactosidase 8 isoform X2, producing the protein MLVMLRVGPYICGEWDLGGFPPWLLTIEPTIELRSSDSTYLSLVDRWWGVLLPKIAPLLYSNGGPIIMVQIENEFGSFGDDKNYLHYLVEVARRYLGNDIMLYTTDGGAIGNLKNGTILQDDVFAAVDFDTGSNPWPIFQLQKEYNLPGKSAPLSSEFYTGWLTHWGERIATTDASSTAKALKRILCRNGSAVLYMAHGGTNFGFYNGANTGQNESDYKADLTSYDYDAPIREYGDVHNAKYKALRRVIHECTGIPLLQLPSKIERASYGLVEVQKVASLFDVIHNISDALKVAFSEQPLSMELMGQMFGFLLYTSEYQEKHSSSILSIPKVHDRAQVFVSCSHGDVRKPRYVGIVERWSSKTLQIPSLSCSSNVSLYILVENMGRVNYGPYIFDQKGILSSVEIDGIILRHWKMHPVSLNAVGNLSKLQLIMQMTDAEASKVSIYGDSENKLQDVSLYLNEGISEEPAFYEGHFHIDSESEKKDTFISFRGWNKGVAFVNNFNIGRFWPAIGPQCALYVPAPILKPGDNVIVIFELHSPNPELTIKLVKDPDFTCGQ
- the LOC4339457 gene encoding beta-galactosidase 8 isoform X1, translated to MGPSRSFQNLLLLLLPLALALCSAAASGEASRRFWVENDTFWKDGAPFQIVGGDVHYFRIVPEYWKDRLLRAKALGLNTIQTYVPWNLHEPKPLSWEFKGFTDIESYLRLAHELDMLVMLRVGPYICGEWDLGGFPPWLLTIEPTIELRSSDSTYLSLVCLSKYHQEWDGGEYYSQKSHHYYTAMEVLSSWCRYTTDGGAIGNLKNGTILQDDVFAAVDFDTGSNPWPIFQLQKEYNLPGKSAPLSSEFYTGWLTHWGERIATTDASSTAKALKRILCRNGSAVLYMAHGGTNFGFYNGANTGQNESDYKADLTSYDYDAPIREYGDVHNAKYKALRRVIHECTGIPLLQLPSKIERASYGLVEVQKVASLFDVIHNISDALKVAFSEQPLSMELMGQMFGFLLYTSEYQEKHSSSILSIPKVHDRAQVFVSCSHGDVRKPRYVGIVERWSSKTLQIPSLSCSSNVSLYILVENMGRVNYGPYIFDQKGILSSVEIDGIILRHWKMHPVSLNAVGNLSKLQLIMQMTDAEASKVSIYGDSENKLQDVSLYLNEGISEEPAFYEGHFHIDSESEKKDTFISFRGWNKGVAFVNNFNIGRFWPAIGPQCALYVPAPILKPGDNVIVIFELHSPNPELTIKLVKDPDFTCGQ
- the LOC4339458 gene encoding uncharacterized protein isoform X3 codes for the protein MSPEKSPESSVVREQRVTISNKHGENLVGLLHQACSKNLVILCHGFRATKDDSILVDLAYALTREGVSAFRFDFAGNGESEGQFQYGNYRREADDLHSVVSYFTEQEYNIIGLVGHSKGEFEYQVTEESLKDRLSTDTLLSSRSISKCCRVLTIHGSKDEIVPVEDALMFAANIPNHELHIIAEANHRYTGHEKELKAFVLDFIKSQPNFSSSLRPKL
- the LOC4339458 gene encoding putative uncharacterized protein YDL057W isoform X1, translated to MSPEKSPESSVVREQRVTISNKHGENLVGLLHQACSKNLVILCHGFRATKDDSILVDLAYALTREGVSAFRFDFAGNGESEGQFQYGNYRREADDLHSVVSYFTEQEYNIIGLVGHSKGGNAVLLYASMNHDIPVIVNISGRFALERGIDGRLGKNFMQRIKKDGYIDVRNRKGEFEYQVTEESLKDRLSTDTLLSSRSISKCCRVLTIHGSKDEIVPVEDALMFAANIPNHELHIIAEANHRYTGHEKELKAFVLDFIKSQPNFSSSLRPKL
- the LOC4339458 gene encoding uncharacterized protein isoform X4, with the protein product MSPEKSPESSVREQRVTISNKHGENLVGLLHQACSKNLVILCHGFRATKDDSILVDLAYALTREGVSAFRFDFAGNGESEGQFQYGNYRREADDLHSVVSYFTEQEYNIIGLVGHSKGEFEYQVTEESLKDRLSTDTLLSSRSISKCCRVLTIHGSKDEIVPVEDALMFAANIPNHELHIIAEANHRYTGHEKELKAFVLDFIKSQPNFSSSLRPKL
- the LOC4339458 gene encoding putative uncharacterized protein YDL057W isoform X2 — encoded protein: MSPEKSPESSVREQRVTISNKHGENLVGLLHQACSKNLVILCHGFRATKDDSILVDLAYALTREGVSAFRFDFAGNGESEGQFQYGNYRREADDLHSVVSYFTEQEYNIIGLVGHSKGGNAVLLYASMNHDIPVIVNISGRFALERGIDGRLGKNFMQRIKKDGYIDVRNRKGEFEYQVTEESLKDRLSTDTLLSSRSISKCCRVLTIHGSKDEIVPVEDALMFAANIPNHELHIIAEANHRYTGHEKELKAFVLDFIKSQPNFSSSLRPKL